One genomic window of Rhodospirillaceae bacterium includes the following:
- a CDS encoding response regulator, with product MNTDMPHILAVDDDDRLRELLRKFLSENGFRVSAARDAADARIKLAALEFDLMVLDLMMPGENGLDFAADLRKTSSIPILMLTAMAETEDRITGLEKGADDYLTKPFEPRELLLRINNILRRQPDPIEDLSDIQMGDVVFDRTHDTLSREGDLIRLTSVEAALLKVLAEQPNLVLSREELIDRTGAAGGGRAVDVQVTRLRRKIEQDPKLPRYLQTVRGKGYVLRPD from the coding sequence ATGAATACCGATATGCCGCATATCCTTGCCGTGGATGATGACGACCGGCTGCGCGAATTGCTGAGAAAGTTTCTCAGCGAGAACGGATTTCGCGTTTCTGCCGCCCGCGATGCGGCGGATGCCAGAATCAAATTAGCGGCGTTAGAATTTGATCTAATGGTGCTCGATCTGATGATGCCCGGCGAAAACGGTCTCGACTTTGCCGCCGACCTGCGCAAGACAAGTTCCATCCCCATCCTAATGCTGACCGCCATGGCCGAGACTGAGGATCGCATCACCGGCTTGGAAAAAGGGGCCGATGATTATCTGACAAAACCGTTTGAGCCGAGAGAACTTTTGCTCCGCATCAATAATATTTTGCGCCGCCAGCCGGACCCCATCGAGGATCTAAGCGATATTCAAATGGGAGACGTCGTGTTTGATCGAACCCATGACACCCTGAGCCGGGAAGGAGACCTCATTCGCCTGACATCGGTGGAAGCCGCTCTCCTGAAGGTTCTGGCGGAACAACCCAATTTGGTGCTAAGCCGCGAGGAATTAATTGACCGGACCGGTGCCGCAGGAGGCGGACGCGCCGTTGACGTTCAAGTCACCCGGTTGCGACGCAAGATCGAACAAGACCCCAAATTGCCACGCTATCTCCAGACCGTGCGCGGCAAGGGTTATGTACTGAGGCCCGACTAA
- a CDS encoding HAMP domain-containing protein, whose translation MIIVTPLILLQVVSGLIFYESHWDKVSLRLARGVAGDISAVVELMRENPSADGQIRVFNLAARHLDIIGTLKPKKILSNKSPVGRNLMERMLIRAIRERIQKPFQIDTVSLNRHVIVRIQLPQGILEIITSRKRLFSSTTYVFVLWMVGTSLLLFGVATIFMRNQVKSIRRLATAADDFGKGREGADFKMEGASEVRQAAHAFLVMRERILRQVGERTKMLAGVSHDLRTPLTRMKLQMALLGTQDGVDELKEDVDEMEHMLEGYLAFARGEGAEAPEPANLSALLDEVVAQSRRKGGHVDFHSEGEITLHLRRNAFKRCVTNLIDNAIRYADHVSVRAGQRGDHIDITIDDDGPGIPEDQRDDAFKPFHRLEDSRNPSTGGVGLGLTIARDVIRSHGGSISLEESPLGGLRARLRLPI comes from the coding sequence ATGATCATCGTGACGCCGCTTATTCTGTTGCAAGTGGTGTCCGGGCTGATCTTTTATGAAAGTCATTGGGACAAAGTCTCGCTTCGCCTGGCCCGGGGTGTGGCCGGCGATATTTCCGCTGTCGTCGAATTAATGCGGGAAAACCCAAGTGCAGACGGGCAAATTCGAGTCTTTAACCTTGCCGCCCGGCACTTGGATATAATTGGGACGCTGAAGCCAAAGAAAATTCTCTCCAACAAATCGCCTGTGGGCCGAAATCTTATGGAGCGGATGTTGATTCGGGCCATTCGCGAACGGATTCAGAAACCGTTTCAAATCGACACAGTCTCTCTCAACCGGCATGTCATCGTACGGATTCAATTACCGCAAGGAATTCTAGAAATAATTACCTCGCGCAAGCGATTGTTCAGTTCCACCACCTATGTCTTCGTCCTCTGGATGGTCGGGACATCGCTTCTGCTGTTTGGTGTCGCCACTATTTTCATGCGTAATCAGGTTAAATCCATTCGCCGCTTGGCGACCGCTGCCGATGACTTCGGAAAAGGTCGGGAAGGTGCAGACTTCAAGATGGAAGGCGCGTCTGAAGTCCGCCAAGCCGCCCACGCCTTCTTGGTCATGCGCGAACGTATTCTTCGCCAGGTCGGCGAACGCACAAAAATGCTCGCCGGTGTCTCCCATGATCTCCGCACCCCTCTGACCCGCATGAAACTACAGATGGCATTGCTGGGCACACAAGATGGCGTTGATGAACTCAAAGAAGATGTTGATGAGATGGAACATATGCTGGAAGGCTACCTCGCCTTTGCCAGAGGCGAAGGGGCCGAAGCTCCTGAGCCAGCGAACCTGAGTGCTCTCCTAGATGAGGTCGTCGCCCAGTCTCGTCGTAAGGGCGGCCACGTGGATTTTCATTCTGAAGGAGAAATCACGCTGCATCTCCGTCGCAATGCCTTCAAGCGTTGCGTCACGAACTTGATCGATAATGCCATTCGCTATGCCGATCACGTCTCTGTCCGCGCCGGACAACGCGGTGATCATATCGATATCACAATTGACGATGACGGACCGGGTATCCCTGAGGATCAACGCGATGATGCCTTCAAACCCTTCCATCGGCTGGAAGATTCACGCAATCCATCGACCGGCGGTGTTGGCCTGGGCCTGACCATCGCCCGCGACGTCATTCGCAGCCATGGCGGGTCCATTTCGCTTGAAGAGTCCCCCTTAGGCGGCCTCCGTGCGCGGTTGCGACTACCAATTTAG